GCCCTTGATTTCTTTGAAGTTGAAGACTTCACCGGACGCATCAAGGTCAACCCTTTGGCCCACTGGACGCCCGAGAATGTGCGCGACTATATGATTGAAAATCGCCTGCCCAGGCACCCCTTGGTGGCTCAAGGCTATCCCTCCATTGGATGTGCGCCCTGCACATCCAAGGTGGCGGAAGGCGAGGACCCCCGATCCGGCCGCTGGCGGGGTGAGGACAAAGACGAATGTGGCATCCATTTTGTGAACGGAAAAATGGTGCGAACAGGAGAGACGAAATGAGTGTAATTGTAACCGACGCTGGATTTGGCCGAGATGACTGGACCGGTGGATTTGTGCCATTGGACGAAGCCGCAAACGACGTGATCGCGCTGGATGTGCCTTCAGACACCGATCCCGCGGAGCTGGCAACGAAATTGGCTGGGGTCGAGATGATCCGCGTCGATTTTCCCTCTTTTGCCGATGGGCGTGGCTTCACGATCGCTCGGCATTTGCGCCTGAATGGCTACACCGGCAGACTGCGTGCCAAAGGCCACGTCATCTCGGACCAATACGCAATGGCGCGGCGCGTCGGCTTTGACGAGGTGGAAATCTCTGATGAACAGGCCAAGCGCCAACCGGAAGGTGAATGGAAATTCCGCGCCGACTGGAAGGCCAACGATTATCAGTCGCGAATGCGCGGCTAACACATACAAAAATCGCGATGCGACCTTGCGTTATGTCAAAGCCGCATCGCCGATATGCCTTTAAAAAACACCTGAAACTGCTAGATGAGGGGCAAGGGTCAATCCCGCCCGAGATGTGACATGAACGAGCAAACACCCGTGACAACCGCACCCGCCGCCAAGGCCCCGAAACTGCCGAACACCGAGACCGTGACAGAGGTGAAGCACTACACCGACCGTTTGTTCTCCTTCAAATGCACGCGCCCTGCGTCGCTGCGTTTCCGGTCCGGCGAGTTTGTCATGATCGGCCTGATGGGCGACGTGAATCCCAAGACGGGCAAACAGGTACCACTGCTGCGCGCCTATTCCATCGCCTCCCCGAGCTGGGACGAAGAATTGGAATTCTATTCGATCAAGGTGCAGGACGGTCCGCTGACCTCCAAGCTGCAGCACATCAAACCGGGCGACGAGATCTTCCTCAAGCCCAAGCCTGTTGGGACTCTCGTGCATGATGCATTGATCCCCGGCAAGCGCATCTGGTTCTTCGCAACCGGCACCGGCTTTGCCCCTTTTGCGTCTCTGCTGCGCGAGCCTCAGACCTATGAAGACTACGACGAAGTCATTATCACACATACTTGCCGCGAGGCAGACGAACTGATCTACGGCCGCAACATCATCGAGTCACTCAAGGAAGACGAGTTGCTGAACGACGTGATCGGCGAGGGCTTCTGGAAAAAGATCAAGTACTACCCAACCACCACGCGCGAGGAGAGCGCCAAAATGGGGCGGATCACCGACCTGATCAACTCGGGCGAAGCCTACAAGGATCTGGGTGTGGAACCACTCAACCCTGACAACGACCGCGCAATGATCTGCGGAAATCTGGCGTTCAACCTCGAACTCAAAGACATGCTGGAGGCCGCTGGACTTGAGGAAGGCGCCAACTCCAAACCCGCGCAATACGTGGTGGAAAAAGCCTTCCTCGACTGAGGCTTAAACAACATTTTTTAAGCGCCCTCGATCCCAGATCGGGGGCGTTTTGTTTTGGGAAGACGGTGAAGCATGCTCAAGTTGGCGCCGAACCGACACTGCAAGTCTCAAAACAAGGTCTGCTCTGCGGGACGGAGCTGCCGATGAGAACAATTCCTTTGTCCGCTCCGGAAGTTGATCTAGGTTTAGCAAGGAATAGGGAGGTAAATATGAAACTAATTTGTTTTGCTTTAGCCGCGTCCTTTGCCGTAACCACTGCAATCGCGGAAGATGATCGACTACCACAAACTCTTTTTACAAATGTGAATGTCTACGACGGTGTGACACCAGAGTTGATGATGGGTGCCAACGTTCTTGTAGAGGGTAACCTGATAAAACAGGTGTCCACCGAAGCAATTGATGCTCCGTTGGCCACAGTCATAGACGGCGGTGGAAGGACGCTTACTCCAGGGCTTACTGATACTCACACACACCTTCATATTGTTGCGGCTGCCGTCGACATGGAACAAATGCCGGGTCAGGAGGCGGCCATCCGCGGTGCTGTTGCTGCGGAAGATATGCTTATGCGTGGTTTTACGACTGTCCGCGACCTTTGTGGCAACACTCATGGGATGCGGAGGGCCATCAACGCCGGTGTCATTCCCGGCCCGCGTATTGTTTCGGCTGGTGCCTGCATTGGTGGATGGTCAAGCCATGCTGATTTTATGACGGATACATCAGTCAAAGGGCAGACGAACATGGAGCGGATCGGGATGGTTCGGATCGCGGACGGCCCCGATGAAGTGCGGCTGGCAATCCGAGAGGAAATGCGCAAGGGGGCCAGCTTCATCAAGATCATGATCGGTGGAGGACTTTCCAGCCGGTACGACCCACTCGACGTCACGACTATGTCGAAAGAAGAAATTGAAGCCGCTGTCGATGAGACTGCACGATGGGGCACTTACGTCACTGCGCATGCATACACGGACGTCAGTCTGAACCTTGGAATGGACGCCGGGATGGTGACGTTTGAACATATGCACCTCGCGGGTCGCGAAACCTTCGAGCGCCTTGCTGAAATCGGTGCCGTTGTCAGTTCGCAAGTTGGTGTGGTTCCAACACTTTGCGACAACCCACTGTTCAACACCGCGGCAACAAAGGCCAAAGCCTGTAACCTTCAAGAAGGTGGTATTGCGTCATTCGGATACATCAATGATCTAAACATTCGCAGCGGATATGGTGTAGACAGTTTCGGTTCACTTGAGGGGTATCGCTACAACAGCGACGCTATGCTCGTTCGGAAAGAGTATTTCAGCAATGACAAAATCCTTGAGCAAATGTTCGCGAACAACGCTGAGTTGATTGCAATGACAGGCGAGCGAAACCCCTACAAAGATGGGCCTCTCGCGGTCATTGAACCCGGTGCCTATGCGGACATCATCCTTGTTGAAGGCGACCCGACACAAGATGTTGCGGTGTTTTCTGAATGGGAGACGGGGATTGATCTGGTCATGAAAGACGGTGTGATCTACCGAAACGAGCTCTAGTGCTTCGGCTGATTTGGGTTTGTGCGCGCGCGCCTGGCGCACTCACGGTATGCGCCGGGCTGGCCTCGGCTCAACCATTTGAGCATTCCGTTGCAAGCACAGCATAGAACACATTGGGCTCGTAGCCGCCATTCTCTCCGCAAGGCAGCCACCCTAATTTAGACGTTAGGCCCGACACGGTCGTCCGCAATCAAACCGAACTCAATTTATTGCGTATTCTCGCAGGACACCTGCCCCACGAAAAAACGCCCCCAACCTCTCGGTCAGGGGCGCGCTCATTTGATGGATGTGACTTACAGACCCAAAGCAGCTTTGATCTGGTCAAGAACCTTTGTCAGCACTTCAGGATTGTCTTTTGCGCTCTCCAACGTGGTTTTGAGCGTTGTTTTCTGAAGCGGGTCGAGTTCGGAGCCATCCACCATTGCCATGACTTTGTCGAAGTCAAAGCCTTCGGGCGTCAACAGGGTCAGCATTTCAGACGCACTGTCTGCGGCGCCTTCCGCAGCTTCGGTGGCCACCTGCGACGCATTTTCTGCTGCCTCGGATGCCATCTCAGTGGCTGCGTCCGCGGCCTCGCCAGCCGCTTCGGTGGCTTCGGTCACCGTTTCCGTCGCCGCATCAGCTGCCTCGGTTGCCGCGTCTGCAACATCCTCGACGGCTTGATTTGCAGCCTCTGTGGCAGCTTCCGTCGCCGCATCTACAGCTTCGCTCGCGGCCTCGGTTGCCTCTTCAACGACGCTTTCCGCCGCAGCACCAACGGCTTCCATCGCCTCAGAGACAGCGTCTTTCGCCTCTTCTACCGCTTCCGCAGCTTCGTCCTTTGCAGCTTCTGTTGTGGACGCAGCCTCGCTCGTCGCATCGTCCCTCATGGCCGCGGCATCCTCGCCGCCCTGACCGGAAATAACAAAGTAGCCGACAGCCGCAGCCGCCACCAATACGATTACAACAATCAGATTCTTCATAAGCAAAACTCCCTTGCTTCCTGTCCGGTTAAACCTTCCCGGCTTTCCTAGTCTTCACATGCGACAGCTTTCTGACGAGTCTCTAGGGGGAAATTGGCGATAAATGGCTCAATCTCGCGCAAATCGGCGGTTGTAACGGCAGGAAACCGCGAATAAATTACCGCCCCATACACATCCGCTATCGAAGGAACAAAACCATAGCCCGCAGACCCCACAACGCACCGCCCCAGCGCGATACCGGCCCTCGAGTAAACGAGCGTATCCGCGCCCCGGAAATCCGGTTGATCGGTGCAGAAGGCGAAAACGTCGGCGTCGTGTCACCCGCTCAAGCCATGAACATGGCCGCTGACGCCGGACTCGACCTCGTAGAGATTTCTCCGAACGCGACACCGCCCGTTTGTAAGATCATGGACTTCGGCAAGTTCAAATACGAACAGCAGAAGCGTGAGTCCGAAGCCCGCAAGAAGCAGAAGACGATCGAGGTCAAAGAGGTTAAGTTCCGCCCAAACACGGACAAGCACGACTACGACGTGAAAATGCGCAACGTGTTCAAATTCTTGGAGAATGGCGACAAGGTGAAAGTCACCCTGCGCTTCCGGGGCCGCGAAATGGCCCACCAGAACCTGGGTCGCGAGCTGCTGGAACGCGTGGCGGAAGACATCAAGGAATTGGGCAAGGTGGAAAACATGCCCAAGATGGAAGGCCGCCAGATGATTATGATGATCGGCCCGCTTCCGAAATAAACATTCCCAAGCCCCCGCCCATTTCGGCGGGGGTTTTTCTTTGTCTGAATTGATTTGAGGCCCCCATGTGGGAAGAGCGTTATTCCGGGTCCGATGATTACGTCTTCGGCACCGATCCCGCCCGGTTTCTTCTGGACCACGACCAATACCTGACCTCCGGCCACACAGCCCTTGCCGTCGCTGACGGCGAAGGCCGCAATTCAGTGCACATGGCAAAAAAGGGCCTAAGCGTCACGGCACTCGAATTTGCCCCCACCGCCATCGCCCGCGCCCATGCCTTGGCCGAAGCCAATGGCGTAACCCTCGACATCCGGCAAACAGATGTGCTGCGCGACGACTGGCCGAACGAAACCTACGATATTGTCGCTGGCATCTTCATCCAGTTCGTCGGCCCTGACGGACGACGCATCCAGTTCCAGCGCATGAAAGAGACCACAAAACCAGGTGGGCTTGTCATGCTGCACGGCTACACGCCAGAACAGCTCGACCACGGCACCGGCGGACCGCCTTTCCGCGAAAACATGTACACCGACGTCATCCTGCGCGCCGCCTTCGTCGGCTGGGAGATCCTTGAGTGCCGCGCCTACGAGCGCGAAGTCCAGGAAGGCCGCGGCCACTCCGGCATGTCCGCCCTGATCGATTTTGTGGCGAGGAAGCCGAAAACTTGATGAGGTGCCTCCTGTCTTGGCCGGTTTGGTGGAACTGCTAAAGACCTGCTCTTTCCGCCCCGATCGTGAAAGCAAGTCCCCCAACGACAGTGAGCGAGCAACCTATAGGTCCAACCCTAAGAAATCCCCCTCTCACCTTTGACCCACT
This genomic window from Shimia isoporae contains:
- a CDS encoding DUF934 domain-containing protein, whose amino-acid sequence is MSVIVTDAGFGRDDWTGGFVPLDEAANDVIALDVPSDTDPAELATKLAGVEMIRVDFPSFADGRGFTIARHLRLNGYTGRLRAKGHVISDQYAMARRVGFDEVEISDEQAKRQPEGEWKFRADWKANDYQSRMRG
- a CDS encoding ferredoxin--NADP reductase, giving the protein MNEQTPVTTAPAAKAPKLPNTETVTEVKHYTDRLFSFKCTRPASLRFRSGEFVMIGLMGDVNPKTGKQVPLLRAYSIASPSWDEELEFYSIKVQDGPLTSKLQHIKPGDEIFLKPKPVGTLVHDALIPGKRIWFFATGTGFAPFASLLREPQTYEDYDEVIITHTCREADELIYGRNIIESLKEDELLNDVIGEGFWKKIKYYPTTTREESAKMGRITDLINSGEAYKDLGVEPLNPDNDRAMICGNLAFNLELKDMLEAAGLEEGANSKPAQYVVEKAFLD
- a CDS encoding metal-dependent hydrolase family protein; protein product: MKLICFALAASFAVTTAIAEDDRLPQTLFTNVNVYDGVTPELMMGANVLVEGNLIKQVSTEAIDAPLATVIDGGGRTLTPGLTDTHTHLHIVAAAVDMEQMPGQEAAIRGAVAAEDMLMRGFTTVRDLCGNTHGMRRAINAGVIPGPRIVSAGACIGGWSSHADFMTDTSVKGQTNMERIGMVRIADGPDEVRLAIREEMRKGASFIKIMIGGGLSSRYDPLDVTTMSKEEIEAAVDETARWGTYVTAHAYTDVSLNLGMDAGMVTFEHMHLAGRETFERLAEIGAVVSSQVGVVPTLCDNPLFNTAATKAKACNLQEGGIASFGYINDLNIRSGYGVDSFGSLEGYRYNSDAMLVRKEYFSNDKILEQMFANNAELIAMTGERNPYKDGPLAVIEPGAYADIILVEGDPTQDVAVFSEWETGIDLVMKDGVIYRNEL
- the infC gene encoding translation initiation factor IF-3, with the translated sequence MARRPHNAPPQRDTGPRVNERIRAPEIRLIGAEGENVGVVSPAQAMNMAADAGLDLVEISPNATPPVCKIMDFGKFKYEQQKRESEARKKQKTIEVKEVKFRPNTDKHDYDVKMRNVFKFLENGDKVKVTLRFRGREMAHQNLGRELLERVAEDIKELGKVENMPKMEGRQMIMMIGPLPK
- a CDS encoding SAM-dependent methyltransferase, with the protein product MWEERYSGSDDYVFGTDPARFLLDHDQYLTSGHTALAVADGEGRNSVHMAKKGLSVTALEFAPTAIARAHALAEANGVTLDIRQTDVLRDDWPNETYDIVAGIFIQFVGPDGRRIQFQRMKETTKPGGLVMLHGYTPEQLDHGTGGPPFRENMYTDVILRAAFVGWEILECRAYEREVQEGRGHSGMSALIDFVARKPKT